Proteins from a genomic interval of Arachis hypogaea cultivar Tifrunner chromosome 10, arahy.Tifrunner.gnm2.J5K5, whole genome shotgun sequence:
- the LOC140175669 gene encoding uncharacterized protein, protein MSPGSLKSQLTIVAPSSMLHCVLPESSLPPSSRCCRVSPLRGVGASPLFEASLLLHGVLDLPCSASASLLLPCCFCFSVLADCGLCFAAVASLLLVCCIGRLWVVICGDKDADGPNEDVKKFYNLLEEGKQELYPGYKKFSTLSFVIRLYLLKTLNGWSNASFTALLELLKEAIPHLNISDFFNKIKAMVKDLGLGYNKIHACPNDCVLFRDTYEDDEFCPICGASRYIENVEVDIEVDKLKKKPVPAKVLRHFPLIPRLKKLFLCSKTAESLRWHEEHRSKDGKLRHPADGKSWKEFDRLHPDFAKESRNIRLGLASDGFNPFRTMSISHSTWPVVLVAYNLPPWCCMKPEYVMMSLLIPGPCSPGKSIDVYIQPLIEELKVLWEVGVETYDASKNQTFQLHAALLWTISDFPAYAMLSGWSTKGKLACPCYIPGKSKDHANARYDLKDMGIRKKLQPKEIDGGKKAKIAKACFNLTNQEKTIFCDILKSVKLPSGSASNISRCVHVAEKKISGYKSHDAHFMLHYLLQVAIKCTMKNQVAGPLIFLGSFFRSLCQKVVENDTIDHLEVDITEILCQLERIFPPSFFDIMVHLPIHLVNELRLGGPVQFRWMYPIERYLCRLKSYVRNKSHPEGSIAEGYLAEECLTFCSRYLSPDVDTRLSRRTQNYDNCSEADVCHDSYFACLGRPIGGKRKGQPFSLDTNSKIQAHQYFLFNCDKVKDYIREYEEYVNNQTKGKKWKKAKTLSHDFSEWFKERASHEGVPKQLKDLSRGPNTVTKRFFSYVINGYKFQTREHDASHTTQNSGVTLVYETPSFASAKDNNPMTKAVTYFGVINDIIELDYYACFKFVLFNCDWFEVEEENFGLTSVHFNKRCSRDDPFILASQVHQCFYIQDPFNKDKHYVMDTVPRDLFNMYDGYDVEAEESNQKDPFDQANNLFVPKDNCEVQWTREDMPNTIIEKPSLVLQQAEYDDDSDL, encoded by the exons ATGTCACCAGGAAGCCTCAAGTCGCAACTCACCATCGTCGCACCATCATCGATGTTGCACTGCGTTCTTCCCGAATCGTCGCTGCCTCCTTCTTCTCGGTGTTGCAGAGTCTCTCCTCTCCGCGGCGTCGGTGCTTCTCCCCTCTTCGAGGCTTCACTACTTCTCCACGGCGTCCTTGATCTCCCCTGTTCTGCTTCTGCTTCGCTGCTTCTACCTTGCTGCTTCTGCTTCAGTGTCTTGGCTGATTGTGGATTGTGCTTTGCTGCTGTTGCTTCGCTGCTGCTGGTTTGTTGCATTGGCCGTTTGTGGGTTGTGATCTGTG GAGATAAAGATGCTGATGGGCCAAACGAAGATGTAAAAAAGTTTTATAACTTGCTTGAAGAAGGAAAACAAGAGTTATATCCTGGCTATAAAAAATTTTCGACATTATCATTCGTTATCAGATTGTATTTGTTGAAGACTCTTAATGGTTGGAGCAACGCATCCTTTACTGCTCTACTTGAATTACTGAAAGAAGCGATTCCTCATTTGAATATTTctgattttttcaataaaatcaaGGCCATGGTAAAAGATTTAGGACTTGGTTATAATAAAATTCATGCTTGTCCCAACGATTGTGTTCTGTTCCGGGATACATATGAAGATGATGAATTTTGTCCAATTTGTGGAGCTTCCAGGTACATAGAAAATGTTGAGGTAGATATAGAAGTTGATAAGTTGAAGAAAAAACCTGTGCCTGCGAAGGTTTTGAGGCATTTTCCCTTGATTCCAAGGCTTAAGAAGCTGTTCCTGTGTTCCAAAACAGCTGAATCATTAAGGTGGCACGAGGAACATCGTTCAAAGGATGGAAAGTTAAGACATCCAGCTGATGGCAAATCATGGAAAGAATTTGATAGGCTTCATCCCGATTTTGCCAAAGAATCTCGTAACATAAGATTAGGTCTAGCTAGCGATGGATTTAATCCATTTAGAACCATGAGCATCTCCCATAGTACATGGCCGGTAGTTTTGGTCGCATACAATCTTCCTCCATGGTGTTGCATGAAACCAGAGTATGTCATGATGTCCTTGCTCATCCCTGGACCATGTTCACCTGGAAAAAGCATTGATGTGTATATTCAGCCATTAATTGAAGAGTTGAAGGTTTTATGGGAAGTTGGAGTGGAAACATATGATGCTTCAAAGAATCAAACTTTTCAACTACATGCAGCACTTTTATGGACCATAAGTGACTTTCCAGCTTATGCTATGTTATCCGGTTGGAGCACAAAGGGAAAGTTAGCATGTCCTTGCT ACATTCCAGGAAAGTCCAAAGATCATGCAAATGCTCGTTACGATCTCAAAGATATGGGCATAAGAAAAAAACTTCAACCAAAGGAGATAGATGGTGGCAAGAAAGCCAAAATTGCTAAGGCTTGTTTTAACCTTACTAATCAAGAAAAAACCATTTTTTGTGATATTTTGAAGTCAGTAAAATTGCCATCTGGTAGTGCCTCAAATATTTCTCGGTGTGTTCATGTTGCTGAGAAAAAGATATCTGGCTACAAAAGTCATGATGCTCATTTTATGTTGCATTATTTGTTGCAAGTAGCTATAAAATGCACAATGAAGAATCAAGTAGCTGGCCCTTTAATTTTTCTAGGTTCATTCTTTCGTTCCTTGTGCCAAAAAGTTGTTGAAAATGATACAATAGATCATTTGGAAGTAGATATTACAGAGATTTTATGCCAATTGGAAAGAATATTTCCTCCTAGTTTCTTTGATATAATGGTCCATTTGCCTATTCATCTGGTGAACGAGTTGAGGTTGGGTGGCCCAGTTCAATTTAGGTGGATGTACCCCATCGAGAGATATCTGTGTAGGTTAAAGTCCTACGTTCGCAATAAGAGCCACCCCGAAGGTTCAATTGCTGAAGGATATTTAGCCGAGGAATGCTTGACATTTTGCTCAAGGTATTTAAGTCCTGATGTGGATACAAGGCTGAGTAGGAGGACACAAAATTATGATAATTGCAGTGAAGCTGACGTATGTCATGATAGCTATTTTGCATGCTTGGGGCGACCAATTGGTGGAAAGAGGAAAGGGCAACCTTTTTCTCTAGATACCAACTCAAAAATACAAGCTCATCAGTACTTCTTATTCAATTGTGATAAAGTTAAAGACTacattag AGAGTATGAGGAATATGTCAACAATCAAACTAAAGGTaaaaaatggaagaaggcaaaaaCTCTAAGCCATGATTTTAGTGAATGGTTCAAAGAGCGTGCTTCTCATGAAGGTGTTCCGAAACAACTTAAAGATTTGTCTAGAGGCCCAAACACAGTTACAAAACGATTTTTTAGTTATGTAATCAATGGCTACAAATTTCAAACTAGAGAACATGATGCAAGCCACACAACTCAAAACAGTGGTGTGACTTTGGTGTACGAAACACCAAGCTTTGCTAGTGCCAAGGACAACAACCCAATGACAAAAGCCGTAACATATTTTGGTGTAATAAATGACATAATTGAGTTAGACTATTATGCATGTTTCAAATTTGTTCTTTTCAATTGTGATTGGTTTGAAGTTGAGGAAGAGAATTTTGGTCTAACTTCAGTTCACTTTAATAAAAGATGTTCTCGGGATGATCCTTTTATATTAGCTTCACAAGTCCACCAATGTTTTTATATTCAAGACCCTTTTAACAAAGACAAGCATTATGTCATGGACACAGTGCCAAGGGATTTATTCAATATGTATGATGGGTATGATGTTGAAGCCGAAGAGTCTAATCAAAAGGACCCCTTTGATCAAGCGAATAATTTGTTTGTGCCAAAGGATAATTGTGAAGTTCAATGGACTAGAGAAGACATGCCAAATACAATCATTGAGAAACCTTCACTTGTTCTACAACAAGCTGAATATGATGATGATTCAGATCTTTAA